A genome region from Tolypothrix sp. PCC 7712 includes the following:
- a CDS encoding TldD/PmbA family protein, with translation MPTKLADAQNLLSDLIARYSSQVDYLMIRLEEAEGTDILLRGDKVETLSEGISIGGHIRACYKGGWGLSCFNQLSTITARIEEAIAAARMVGDEETILAPIEPIQAICSLPLTGTDPRKISLIQKKELCDRYSELLKSVDPRISTTSVRYGDSSQKIILATSEGTFIEQSWVDMEMRFAATARNGETVQTGRETTGSRKGYEDLTHLDAQVKNAAERAIAALSLQSVKGNTYTVVIDPILTGLFVHEAFGHLSEADMAYENPDLLEVMTIGRRFGPEELQIFDGAAPPGHRGSYFYDDEGTPATTTQLIKDGFLVGRLHSRETAGKLEEPPTGNARCLNYHFMPIVRMTNTWIERGTTPVVDLFSHIKEGVYARNWLGGMTNGEMFTFSAGEAWMIRNGKIAEPVRDVTLSGNVFQTLADIEAIGDDFYWDESGGCGKGGQNGLPVGCGGPSLRIRDVVVGGEA, from the coding sequence ATGCCGACTAAACTTGCTGATGCACAAAATTTGCTTTCTGACCTAATCGCCCGCTACTCATCTCAAGTAGATTATTTGATGATCCGCCTGGAAGAAGCAGAAGGTACAGACATCTTATTGCGTGGTGATAAAGTAGAAACACTAAGCGAGGGTATCTCCATTGGTGGACATATTCGCGCTTGTTATAAAGGTGGGTGGGGTCTAAGCTGCTTTAATCAGCTTTCGACAATTACAGCACGGATTGAAGAAGCGATCGCAGCTGCACGCATGGTGGGAGATGAAGAAACCATACTAGCCCCCATTGAACCGATACAAGCAATATGCAGTCTACCCTTAACCGGGACAGACCCGCGCAAAATTTCTCTGATTCAGAAAAAAGAATTGTGCGATCGCTATTCTGAGTTACTCAAAAGCGTTGATCCCCGGATTAGTACTACTTCGGTACGCTACGGTGATAGTTCCCAAAAAATCATCCTGGCTACCTCAGAGGGAACATTTATTGAGCAATCTTGGGTGGATATGGAAATGCGCTTCGCCGCCACTGCAAGAAACGGCGAAACTGTACAAACAGGAAGAGAAACTACTGGTTCTCGCAAAGGCTATGAAGACTTAACTCATTTAGACGCACAAGTTAAAAATGCAGCCGAAAGAGCGATCGCAGCTTTATCTCTACAGTCAGTTAAGGGCAATACTTATACTGTGGTTATTGACCCCATATTAACTGGTTTGTTTGTTCATGAAGCTTTCGGGCATCTTTCGGAAGCAGACATGGCTTACGAAAACCCCGATTTATTGGAAGTCATGACAATCGGACGGCGATTTGGCCCAGAAGAACTACAAATTTTTGATGGTGCTGCGCCTCCAGGACATCGTGGTAGTTATTTTTACGATGATGAAGGTACACCAGCCACCACCACCCAACTCATTAAAGATGGATTTTTGGTAGGAAGATTACATTCTCGTGAAACCGCAGGCAAATTAGAGGAACCACCTACAGGCAATGCACGTTGTCTCAACTATCATTTTATGCCCATTGTGCGGATGACAAACACATGGATTGAACGGGGTACAACACCAGTTGTAGACTTATTTAGCCATATTAAAGAAGGAGTATATGCCCGTAATTGGCTAGGTGGCATGACAAATGGTGAAATGTTTACCTTTAGTGCTGGTGAAGCATGGATGATTAGAAATGGCAAAATTGCTGAACCTGTGCGTGATGTCACACTTTCAGGAAATGTTTTCCAAACTTTAGCTGATATTGAAGCCATTGGTGATGACTTTTACTGGGATGAATCTGGAGGTTGTGGTAAAGGTGGACAAAATGGTTTACCTGTAGGTTGTGGTGGCCCAAGTCTACGAATTCGAGATGTAGTAGTTGGAGGCGAAGCTTAA
- a CDS encoding DUF1902 domain-containing protein, with protein sequence MTQVTFKVEAFWDSDAQVWVATSDDVPGLVTEASTIEVLTQKLREIIPELIILNKIVHQNYVGSITFELTSHRQELIEVAS encoded by the coding sequence ATGACTCAAGTCACATTTAAGGTAGAAGCATTTTGGGACTCAGATGCACAAGTCTGGGTTGCAACTAGTGATGATGTGCCTGGATTAGTGACAGAAGCTTCTACGATTGAAGTTCTGACGCAAAAGTTACGAGAGATAATTCCAGAACTGATCATTCTCAACAAAATTGTTCATCAAAACTATGTAGGTTCTATCACCTTTGAATTAACCAGTCATCGCCAAGAGTTGATAGAGGTAGCTTCATAG
- a CDS encoding DNA polymerase, whose protein sequence is MPNNQNKPIVWVHGDCLSPYNPALQKYPDVPAIWVWDDDLIEEWQLSLKRLTFIYECLLELPVEIRRGNVAQEILTFAQEHNANLVVTVTSPSPRFTDICKLVKSSLAIEVLEVEPFFDYDGYIDLKRFSRYWKVAQKYV, encoded by the coding sequence ATGCCAAATAATCAAAACAAACCAATTGTTTGGGTGCATGGAGACTGTCTGAGTCCCTACAATCCTGCATTGCAAAAATACCCTGATGTGCCAGCTATTTGGGTTTGGGACGACGATTTAATAGAAGAATGGCAACTCAGCCTAAAACGCCTCACCTTTATCTACGAATGCTTGCTAGAGTTACCTGTAGAAATTCGCCGTGGCAATGTTGCTCAAGAAATTTTAACCTTCGCCCAAGAGCATAATGCCAATTTAGTTGTGACAGTCACCAGTCCCAGTCCCCGCTTTACTGATATCTGCAAGTTGGTGAAATCGTCTTTAGCGATAGAAGTGCTAGAGGTAGAACCATTTTTTGATTACGACGGCTATATTGACCTGAAGCGCTTCTCACGCTACTGGAAAGTCGCCCAGAAATATGTTTGA
- a CDS encoding MoaD/ThiS family protein, whose amino-acid sequence MSNSSISITVKLFAAYQEAYGTSELVLEFPNGTPVKAVCDRLISDRPELKQFRDITRYGINLIFVEPDTPLQNGDEVVLIPPVSGG is encoded by the coding sequence ATGTCAAATTCTTCAATCAGTATAACCGTCAAGTTATTTGCTGCTTATCAAGAAGCGTATGGGACATCAGAACTAGTATTAGAATTTCCCAACGGTACACCAGTGAAAGCAGTATGCGATCGCTTGATTAGCGATCGTCCAGAACTAAAACAATTTCGAGACATCACCCGGTATGGGATTAATCTTATATTTGTGGAACCAGATACCCCTCTTCAAAATGGTGATGAAGTGGTATTAATTCCCCCAGTTAGCGGCGGTTAG
- a CDS encoding J domain-containing protein, with protein MDLGDCYRLLGLRTGASFADIKTSYRRLAQQYHPDINPDDNQAKEKFIALTEAYKFLLTVVIPEDTFGEKSSQQPVSKAEATKTASQPQEKATATSVKTPKPPTTPKPPSVTAIEQRLKWKTYEQLQRFLKEKRFPQAIALAEALADRLPDDAEVRQWQAIAYQLWGRVLIDQHQVLKARIYLKKALKTDPNNKALWNEVQRDFQRLDQIF; from the coding sequence ATGGATCTTGGAGATTGCTACCGTTTATTGGGTTTAAGAACAGGAGCCTCTTTTGCCGACATCAAAACGTCTTATAGACGATTGGCGCAGCAATATCATCCTGATATCAACCCAGATGACAACCAAGCTAAAGAAAAGTTTATTGCCTTAACCGAGGCTTACAAATTCCTGTTGACGGTAGTAATACCAGAAGACACTTTTGGCGAAAAGTCGAGTCAACAGCCAGTATCTAAGGCTGAGGCAACAAAGACAGCTTCTCAGCCGCAAGAGAAAGCCACTGCTACTTCGGTAAAAACGCCAAAGCCACCGACTACACCAAAGCCGCCCAGCGTGACTGCCATAGAACAACGGCTAAAATGGAAGACTTATGAGCAGTTGCAGCGCTTTTTAAAAGAAAAAAGATTTCCTCAAGCGATCGCACTCGCAGAGGCTTTAGCAGATCGTTTACCAGATGATGCAGAAGTTCGCCAGTGGCAAGCGATAGCTTATCAACTTTGGGGAAGAGTGCTAATTGATCAACACCAAGTGTTAAAGGCCAGAATTTATCTGAAAAAAGCTTTAAAAACTGACCCCAACAATAAAGCTTTGTGGAATGAGGTGCAACGCGATTTCCAGCGCTTAGATCAGATTTTTTAA
- a CDS encoding ATP-dependent Clp protease proteolytic subunit, giving the protein MPIGVPKVPYRMPGGQFTDWISIYDRLYRERIIFLGRDIDDEIANQIIAVMLYLDSEDPGKDIYLYINSPGGMVTSGLAIYDTMQHIKSDVVTICVGLAASMGSFLLAAGTKGKRMALPHSRIMIHQPSGGTRGQATDIEIEAREILRIRNQLNQIYANNTGQTLAKIEKDMDRDFFMSAAEAKEYGLIDRVIEERP; this is encoded by the coding sequence ATGCCTATAGGTGTTCCTAAAGTTCCTTACCGGATGCCCGGCGGTCAGTTTACTGATTGGATTAGTATCTACGATCGCCTGTACCGGGAAAGAATTATTTTCTTGGGGCGTGACATTGATGACGAAATAGCCAACCAAATTATTGCCGTTATGCTATACCTGGATTCCGAAGATCCAGGTAAAGATATTTATTTGTACATCAATTCCCCTGGTGGTATGGTCACCTCAGGCTTGGCGATATATGATACCATGCAACACATCAAATCTGATGTGGTAACAATTTGCGTCGGTTTAGCCGCTTCTATGGGTTCTTTCCTATTGGCAGCGGGAACCAAGGGCAAACGCATGGCATTGCCTCATTCACGGATTATGATTCACCAACCTTCTGGTGGTACCCGTGGACAAGCAACTGATATCGAAATTGAAGCTAGAGAGATTCTGCGGATTCGTAACCAGCTCAATCAGATTTATGCCAACAACACAGGTCAGACTCTAGCCAAAATTGAAAAAGACATGGATCGTGACTTTTTTATGTCTGCCGCCGAAGCGAAAGAATACGGTTTAATTGACCGCGTGATTGAAGAACGTCCGTAA
- a CDS encoding ATP-dependent Clp protease proteolytic subunit, with protein MDISPIKAVQAPYYGDNSYRTPPPDLPSLLLKERIVYLGMPLVPAVTELIVAQLLYLQSDDPDKPIKIYINSTGTSGYSGDPIGFETEAFAIYDTMKYIKPPIHTICIGSAMGMAAMLLGAGTKGCRASLPNATIILHQPKSYAQGQATDIQIRAKEVLANKASMVDIIHRTTGQPPEKITKDMDRLFYMTPYQAKEYGLIDRVFEKEELANPPLPASIL; from the coding sequence ATGGACATTTCCCCCATCAAGGCTGTTCAAGCCCCCTATTACGGCGATAACTCTTACCGGACACCGCCGCCAGATTTACCCTCACTCTTATTAAAGGAGCGAATTGTCTATCTGGGGATGCCACTGGTGCCAGCTGTCACGGAATTGATCGTCGCTCAACTCCTTTATTTACAGTCTGACGACCCAGACAAGCCGATTAAAATTTATATCAACTCCACCGGTACATCCGGTTATAGTGGCGATCCCATTGGCTTTGAAACCGAAGCCTTTGCCATTTATGACACCATGAAATACATCAAGCCACCCATCCATACTATTTGCATCGGTTCCGCAATGGGTATGGCAGCGATGTTACTTGGTGCTGGTACAAAAGGTTGCCGCGCTAGTTTACCCAACGCCACCATTATCCTGCATCAGCCCAAGAGCTACGCCCAAGGACAAGCAACGGATATTCAAATTCGGGCGAAGGAAGTTTTGGCAAACAAGGCTTCGATGGTTGACATCATACATCGCACCACCGGACAACCCCCAGAAAAAATTACCAAAGATATGGATCGCCTCTTCTACATGACTCCTTATCAAGCCAAGGAATATGGTTTGATTGACCGAGTCTTTGAAAAAGAAGAACTGGCAAATCCACCTCTACCTGCAAGCATTCTTTAA
- a CDS encoding vWA domain-containing protein: MKVNLQPTLNDSNLDANQTNSQRQLAISISAIAEVVDRNVPLNLCLILDHSGSMNGRPLETVKQAATRLVDRLKPGDRLTVVVFDHRAKVLIPNQVIEDPEYIKRQINRLTADGGTAIDEGLRLGIEELAKGKKDTVSQVFLLTDGENEHGNNDRCLKFAQLAANYSLTLNTLGFGDNWNQDVLEKIADAGLGTLSYIQKPDQVVDEFSRLFSRIQTIGLTNAYLLFSLMPNVRLAELKPIAQVSPDTIELPFQQEADGRFAVRLGDLMKDAERVILANIYLGQLPEGKQAIANLQVRYDDPASNQMGLLTPNIPVYANVTRVYQPAANPEVQQSILALAKYRQTQLAEAKLQQGDRAGAATMLQTAAKTALQMGDTGAATVLQTSATRLQAGQELSESDRKKTRIVSKTVLQDTPRP, encoded by the coding sequence ATGAAAGTTAACTTACAACCGACCCTAAATGATAGTAATTTAGATGCCAATCAAACGAATAGTCAGCGTCAGTTAGCAATTTCCATTTCCGCGATCGCAGAAGTTGTAGATCGCAATGTGCCGCTAAATTTATGCTTAATTCTCGACCATAGTGGTTCGATGAATGGGCGACCTTTAGAAACTGTCAAGCAAGCAGCAACTCGTTTGGTTGATAGACTTAAACCAGGCGATCGCTTGACGGTTGTAGTTTTTGATCACCGGGCTAAAGTCCTAATCCCTAATCAAGTTATTGAAGATCCAGAATATATTAAAAGACAAATTAACCGCCTAACTGCTGATGGTGGCACAGCAATTGATGAAGGTTTGCGTTTGGGCATTGAGGAGTTGGCAAAGGGCAAAAAAGATACCGTTTCCCAAGTCTTTTTGTTAACTGATGGTGAGAATGAACATGGCAATAACGATCGCTGTTTGAAATTTGCCCAATTAGCTGCTAATTATAGTTTGACTTTAAACACCTTGGGTTTTGGTGACAACTGGAATCAGGATGTTTTAGAAAAAATTGCCGATGCTGGTTTAGGTACACTTTCTTATATTCAAAAACCCGATCAGGTAGTAGATGAATTTAGCCGTCTGTTCAGCCGTATTCAAACAATTGGCTTGACAAATGCTTATTTACTATTCTCCCTGATGCCAAATGTGCGGCTAGCGGAACTCAAACCCATTGCCCAAGTTTCCCCCGATACAATTGAGTTACCCTTTCAACAAGAAGCCGATGGCAGATTTGCTGTGCGCCTGGGAGACTTGATGAAAGATGCAGAGCGAGTAATTTTAGCTAATATTTATCTGGGACAATTACCCGAAGGGAAACAAGCGATCGCCAATTTGCAAGTCCGCTATGACGATCCAGCTAGTAACCAAATGGGTTTGTTGACACCCAACATCCCAGTTTATGCCAATGTCACCAGAGTTTACCAACCAGCGGCTAATCCTGAAGTGCAACAGTCTATCTTGGCATTAGCGAAGTATCGCCAAACTCAGTTAGCAGAAGCCAAATTACAACAAGGCGATCGCGCTGGTGCAGCCACTATGCTGCAAACTGCTGCGAAAACTGCCTTACAAATGGGAGATACAGGAGCAGCCACAGTGTTGCAAACTTCCGCCACCAGATTGCAAGCTGGCCAAGAGTTATCTGAAAGCGATCGCAAGAAAACCAGAATTGTCTCCAAAACCGTGTTGCAAGATACACCCCGCCCATGA
- a CDS encoding vWA domain-containing protein, with the protein MKVKLLSALSDTNIDLAQSSSQRQLGIAISAIAGEYDRYLPLNLCLILDKSGSMHGKPINTVIQAVEGLVDQLKVGDRISVVAFAGAAEVIVPNQEVQDLDSIKKQIKSKLNASGGTVIAEGLGLGITELMKGTKGTVSQAFLLTDGQGESSLKIWKWELGPDDNKRCLELAHKAAKLNLTLNTLGFGTNWNQDLLEKIADAGGGTLAYIEHPEQAVDEFSRLFRRIQSVGLTNAYLLLSLMPNVRLAELKPIAQVSPDTIELPVQQEADGRFAVRLGDLMQDVERLVLANIYLGQLPEGRQEIGQIQIRYDDPALDKQGLLSAIAPVYADVVRVYQPTVNPQVQQSILALAKYRQTQLAEAKLQQGDRVGAATMLQTAAKTALQIGDTGAATVLQTSATRLQAGEELSEADRKKTRIVSKTVLQE; encoded by the coding sequence ATGAAAGTAAAATTACTGTCGGCGCTAAGTGATACTAATATCGATCTGGCTCAATCGAGTAGCCAGCGTCAACTAGGAATTGCGATTTCTGCGATTGCGGGGGAATATGATCGCTATCTTCCCCTGAATTTATGCTTGATTCTCGATAAAAGTGGTTCCATGCATGGAAAACCCATCAACACAGTGATTCAAGCAGTCGAGGGATTAGTCGATCAACTTAAAGTTGGCGATCGCATTTCGGTAGTCGCCTTTGCTGGTGCGGCTGAAGTGATTGTACCTAACCAAGAAGTCCAAGACCTAGACAGCATCAAAAAACAGATTAAAAGCAAACTTAACGCTAGCGGTGGGACGGTAATTGCTGAGGGTTTAGGCTTGGGAATTACAGAACTGATGAAAGGAACCAAAGGAACTGTTTCCCAGGCTTTTTTACTCACAGATGGACAGGGTGAAAGCAGCTTGAAAATTTGGAAGTGGGAGTTAGGCCCCGATGACAACAAACGCTGTCTGGAACTCGCGCACAAGGCGGCTAAGTTGAACCTGACTCTGAATACTTTGGGATTTGGGACTAACTGGAACCAGGATTTACTAGAAAAAATTGCCGATGCTGGTGGTGGGACTTTAGCTTATATTGAGCATCCAGAACAAGCAGTTGATGAATTTAGTCGTTTATTTAGACGTATTCAATCTGTAGGGTTAACTAACGCCTATTTGCTACTGTCCTTAATGCCAAATGTGCGGCTAGCAGAACTCAAACCCATCGCCCAAGTTTCCCCAGATACAATTGAGTTACCAGTGCAACAAGAAGCTGATGGCCGCTTTGCGGTGCGCTTGGGAGACTTAATGCAAGATGTAGAACGGTTAGTTTTAGCCAATATTTATCTTGGTCAGTTACCAGAAGGTAGACAAGAGATCGGGCAAATTCAAATCCGCTACGACGATCCAGCCTTAGATAAACAAGGCTTACTATCTGCGATCGCACCTGTGTATGCAGATGTGGTGCGAGTTTACCAACCAACAGTTAATCCCCAGGTACAGCAATCAATTTTGGCATTAGCCAAATATCGCCAAACTCAATTAGCCGAAGCAAAATTACAACAAGGCGATCGCGTTGGTGCAGCCACAATGTTGCAAACAGCTGCCAAAACCGCCCTGCAAATAGGAGATACAGGCGCAGCCACAGTATTACAAACTTCCGCTACTCGCCTACAAGCTGGGGAAGAACTTTCGGAAGCAGACCGGAAGAAAACTAGAATTGTCTCAAAGACAGTTTTACAAGAATAA
- a CDS encoding VOC family protein, which translates to MKINGIHHIAIICSDYERSKKFYVEVLGFTIIEETFRAHRNSYKLDLRVGENSQIELFSFPNPPQRPSTPEACGLRHLAFAVDDIEQTVIDLQSQGIEVENMRIDEITGKKFTFFKDPDNLPLEIYES; encoded by the coding sequence ATGAAAATCAATGGCATTCATCACATCGCCATCATTTGTTCTGACTACGAACGCTCAAAAAAGTTTTATGTAGAGGTTTTAGGATTTACGATTATTGAAGAAACTTTTCGCGCACACCGCAATTCTTATAAGCTAGATTTACGAGTCGGCGAGAATAGCCAAATTGAATTATTTTCTTTTCCTAATCCTCCGCAAAGACCTAGCACGCCTGAAGCTTGTGGGTTAAGACATTTAGCATTTGCAGTTGATGATATTGAGCAAACTGTGATTGATTTACAATCGCAAGGTATAGAAGTTGAGAATATGAGAATTGATGAAATTACAGGCAAAAAATTTACTTTCTTTAAAGACCCGGATAACTTGCCATTAGAAATTTATGAGAGCTAA
- a CDS encoding ATP-binding protein — MTLVSIPEDEMSAELYQLSGEIELEKILTTFLQIAIASMGAQIGCLILYQDTQWLVVAQGDTKQIQSLEIPLERYQEIPQILIDAVVQTQQMAVLDNFSQTVEFAGDCYFTTHQPQSVLCTPLTQQEKLIGVLYLENKSLQNAFTSDRLQLIPLLNAQIAISLKNAQLYCQLTAYSRNLAQKVAARTEESEEKSEQLLALFNAIEDVIIVTDVDGRYLQVAPSSAPLLYKPPTAIIGKTAHEVFPPDMADYFVRNIQQAIATKKAQKIEYSLLIGEREIWFDGNIACMGEDKVVIVARDISDRKQMENQLREQKGNLETTLQKLQRTQTQLVQSEKMSALGQLVAGVAHEINNPINFIHGNLDYIHQHTQDLLHILSAYQSHYPHPPASLQLELEELEFSFLSEDLHSILKSMKIGSERIRQIVLSLRNFSRLDESEYKAVNLHEGIDNTLMLLQVRLKAQAERPEIAVIKEYGELPLVECYAKEINQVFINMIVNAIDAVEESNRGRSFAEITSNPNRIWIRTAKTEENQVQIIIGDNGIGIPEQLRSRLFDPFFTTKPVGKGTGLGLSISYQVIKEKHGGSIHVHSTPDQSTEFIITLPVSRTSK, encoded by the coding sequence ATGACTCTAGTAAGTATTCCTGAAGATGAAATGAGTGCAGAGCTATATCAGTTATCAGGAGAAATAGAATTAGAGAAAATATTGACAACTTTTTTGCAGATAGCGATCGCATCAATGGGAGCGCAAATTGGTTGTTTAATTCTTTACCAAGATACACAATGGTTAGTAGTGGCACAAGGAGATACCAAACAGATCCAAAGTTTAGAAATACCCCTTGAGCGATACCAAGAAATACCTCAGATTTTAATTGATGCGGTAGTGCAGACACAACAGATGGCTGTGTTAGACAACTTCAGTCAAACAGTGGAATTTGCCGGCGATTGCTACTTTACCACCCACCAACCCCAATCGGTATTATGTACTCCCCTGACGCAGCAAGAAAAATTAATTGGCGTTCTGTACTTAGAAAATAAGTCCCTCCAAAACGCATTTACAAGCGATCGCTTACAATTAATTCCACTCCTGAATGCCCAAATAGCAATTTCCCTGAAAAATGCTCAGTTGTATTGCCAATTAACAGCATATTCACGCAATTTAGCACAGAAAGTTGCAGCCCGGACTGAGGAATCGGAAGAAAAAAGCGAGCAACTATTAGCATTATTCAATGCCATTGAAGATGTGATTATTGTCACAGATGTAGATGGCAGATACCTGCAAGTTGCTCCTAGTAGCGCACCATTACTATACAAACCTCCTACCGCAATTATCGGCAAAACTGCCCATGAAGTTTTTCCGCCTGATATGGCTGATTATTTCGTGAGGAACATTCAACAAGCGATCGCCACTAAAAAAGCGCAGAAAATTGAATATAGTTTACTAATCGGCGAGCGTGAGATTTGGTTTGATGGCAATATCGCTTGCATGGGTGAAGACAAAGTAGTGATCGTAGCTAGAGATATTAGCGATCGCAAACAGATGGAAAACCAACTGCGTGAACAGAAGGGAAATCTGGAAACAACTTTGCAAAAGCTACAACGCACTCAAACGCAATTAGTTCAATCCGAAAAAATGTCAGCGTTGGGACAATTGGTAGCAGGAGTTGCCCATGAAATTAATAACCCGATTAATTTTATTCATGGCAACTTAGATTATATTCATCAACATACACAAGATTTACTGCACATATTAAGTGCCTATCAATCCCACTACCCTCATCCACCCGCATCGCTACAATTAGAACTAGAAGAATTAGAATTTAGCTTCTTAAGTGAAGATTTACATAGCATTTTGAAATCAATGAAAATTGGTTCGGAACGGATTCGCCAAATCGTCCTATCATTACGTAACTTTTCGCGGTTGGATGAATCAGAATACAAAGCTGTGAATCTCCACGAAGGCATTGATAATACCTTAATGCTGTTGCAAGTTCGACTGAAAGCACAGGCTGAACGTCCAGAAATTGCAGTGATTAAGGAGTATGGTGAGCTACCATTGGTAGAATGCTACGCTAAAGAAATTAACCAAGTGTTTATCAATATGATTGTGAATGCGATCGATGCTGTGGAAGAGAGCAATCGGGGTCGCAGTTTCGCGGAGATCACTAGTAACCCTAATCGAATTTGGATTCGCACAGCCAAGACAGAAGAAAACCAGGTGCAGATTATTATCGGGGATAACGGCATTGGCATTCCAGAACAATTGCGATCGCGTTTATTTGACCCTTTCTTTACTACCAAACCTGTGGGTAAAGGAACAGGTTTAGGGCTATCAATTAGCTATCAAGTAATCAAGGAAAAACATGGAGGTTCAATTCACGTCCACTCGACTCCCGATCAATCTACAGAATTTATTATTACCTTACCCGTCTCAAGGACTTCCAAATAA
- a CDS encoding PIN/TRAM domain-containing protein: MLDAIIILSFILAASGIGFYSIELLPNGSLDRVTNLEALRLVVAVFAAIIGGAIGLSFQTTYRRLEAQVREMPLEVILTRAIGLVIGLLLANLMLAPLFLLPIPPDFSFIKPLVAVVGSIILSVTGMNLADTHGRGLLRFINPNTVETMVAEGTLKPANTKVLDTSCIIDGRIEALLETGFLEGQIIVPQFVLQELQQVADASKDQKRVRGRRGLEILNRIKEAYPERILINPSDYEDIPTVDAKLVRFAQDINGTLLTNDYNLSKVASVQKVPVLNVNDLVNAVRPTYLPGDNLDLKILKEGKEPSQGIGYLDDGTMVVVEEGSGYVGGELRVVVTSALQTTAGRMIFAKPQASALA, encoded by the coding sequence ATGCTTGATGCCATTATTATTCTCTCATTCATCCTAGCAGCATCGGGAATTGGGTTCTACAGCATTGAACTACTACCCAATGGCTCGCTAGACCGGGTAACAAATTTAGAAGCCTTGCGCTTAGTGGTTGCCGTCTTTGCTGCAATCATTGGTGGTGCAATTGGGCTAAGTTTCCAAACTACATATCGCCGCCTAGAAGCACAAGTCCGAGAAATGCCTCTAGAAGTAATTTTAACGCGTGCTATTGGTTTGGTGATTGGGTTATTGTTAGCCAACTTAATGCTTGCACCGTTATTTTTATTACCCATTCCCCCAGATTTTAGTTTTATCAAGCCTTTAGTAGCAGTGGTTGGCAGTATTATATTGTCGGTCACTGGTATGAATTTGGCAGATACCCACGGACGCGGCTTATTGCGGTTTATTAATCCCAACACCGTAGAAACGATGGTAGCAGAAGGTACTCTTAAACCTGCTAATACTAAAGTTTTAGATACAAGCTGTATTATTGATGGTCGGATTGAAGCACTGTTAGAAACTGGGTTTCTAGAAGGGCAAATTATCGTACCGCAATTTGTCTTGCAAGAATTGCAACAAGTAGCTGATGCGAGTAAAGACCAAAAACGGGTACGGGGAAGAAGAGGATTAGAAATTCTCAACCGCATTAAAGAAGCTTATCCAGAACGCATCCTGATTAATCCCTCTGATTACGAAGATATTCCCACTGTTGATGCGAAGTTAGTCAGATTCGCTCAAGATATCAACGGCACATTGCTAACTAACGACTACAACTTATCAAAAGTTGCTAGCGTTCAGAAAGTGCCAGTTTTAAATGTCAATGACTTAGTTAACGCTGTCCGTCCCACCTATTTACCTGGCGATAACCTTGATTTGAAAATTCTCAAAGAAGGTAAAGAACCCAGCCAAGGAATCGGCTACCTAGACGATGGCACAATGGTTGTCGTTGAGGAAGGTAGTGGTTATGTAGGTGGTGAACTGCGAGTAGTAGTCACTAGTGCTTTGCAAACTACAGCAGGACGCATGATATTTGCTAAACCACAGGCTTCAGCATTGGCATAA